Proteins from a single region of Sphingomonas sp.:
- a CDS encoding DUF2945 domain-containing protein codes for MARISQKGDEVRWKSHGGTAHGKVVSRQTRDTKIKGHQVRASEHEPQYIVMSDNGGKASHKPSALTKE; via the coding sequence ATGGCCAGAATATCGCAAAAAGGCGACGAGGTGCGCTGGAAATCGCATGGAGGCACCGCCCACGGCAAAGTGGTGTCTAGACAGACACGGGATACCAAGATCAAAGGGCATCAGGTGCGTGCATCGGAGCACGAACCGCAGTACATCGTCATGAGCGACAACGGTGGGAAAGCCTCCCACAAGCCGAGCGCTCTGACGAAGGAATAG
- a CDS encoding BLUF domain-containing protein, producing the protein MLQLVYVSSANRREAPDPVRILATSRRNNHRDSITGLLYSDGTRFLQVLEGPETKVAEAFARIEADPRHRALVVLSRRTIEAREFGNWDMAHHAPGADADAIIERVAALSANASSDVRATFDGFAKVRRAA; encoded by the coding sequence ATGTTACAGCTGGTATATGTGAGCAGCGCCAATCGCCGCGAAGCCCCTGACCCGGTCCGCATTCTTGCCACGTCCCGGCGGAACAACCATCGCGACAGTATCACCGGCCTGCTCTATTCGGACGGAACGCGCTTTCTCCAGGTGCTCGAAGGTCCCGAAACCAAGGTGGCCGAGGCCTTTGCCCGCATCGAGGCGGACCCGCGTCACCGCGCGCTGGTGGTGCTGTCACGCCGCACGATCGAAGCACGCGAATTCGGCAATTGGGACATGGCGCACCACGCACCCGGCGCCGATGCCGACGCCATTATCGAACGCGTCGCGGCGTTGTCCGCCAATGCGTCCAGCGACGTGCGCGCGACGTTCGACGGGTTCGCGAAGGTCCGCCGCGCCGCCTAG
- the leuA gene encoding 2-isopropylmalate synthase: MLRDPSVKYRPFPQIDLPDRQWPGRTITRAPRWLSTDMRDGNQALIDPMDGEKKTRFFELLCKVGIKEIEVGFPSAGATEFDFISGLVREGKIPDDVTVQVLTQSRQDLIETSFQSLKGAKKAIVHLYNAVSPAWRRIVFGMSRDEVRAIAVAGAKVLRDEAAKQPDTEWHFEYSPETFSTAELDFSVEVCEAVMDILRPTPERPLILNLPATVECATPNVYADQIEWFGRNIRNRDSVVISLHTHNDRGTGVAATELGLLAGADRVEGCLFGNGERTGNVDLVTVGLNMYTQGVDPKLDFSNIDEVIQTVEYCNQLPVHPRHPYAGELVFTAFSGSHQDAIKKGFAAQAARNDQIWDVPYLPIDPADLGRDYEAVIRVNSQSGKGGVAWVLEQDRGLKLPKRMQADFSRHVQALADETSRELNAADIGGLFEAVYLPKPDGRITLVDYHESGAAGARTFVGTIAIDGEERSVSGRGNGLISSVIDALREACGIEIDVADYNEHAIGHGSDAQAAAYLECRTRDGRTVFGVGIDADIATASVRAVLSAANRAG; this comes from the coding sequence ATGTTGCGCGACCCCAGCGTCAAATACCGACCGTTTCCGCAGATCGACTTGCCCGACCGCCAATGGCCGGGCCGCACCATCACCCGGGCGCCGCGCTGGCTTTCGACCGACATGCGCGACGGCAATCAGGCGCTGATCGACCCGATGGACGGGGAGAAGAAGACGCGCTTCTTCGAATTGCTGTGCAAGGTCGGGATCAAGGAGATCGAGGTCGGCTTCCCGAGCGCGGGCGCGACCGAGTTCGACTTCATCTCGGGACTGGTGCGCGAGGGCAAGATACCGGACGATGTGACCGTCCAGGTGCTGACCCAGTCGCGGCAGGATCTGATCGAGACCAGCTTCCAGTCGCTGAAGGGTGCGAAGAAGGCGATCGTCCATCTCTACAACGCGGTGTCGCCGGCATGGCGGCGGATCGTGTTCGGGATGAGCCGCGACGAAGTGCGCGCGATCGCGGTTGCCGGCGCCAAGGTGCTGCGCGACGAGGCGGCGAAGCAGCCCGATACCGAATGGCATTTCGAATATTCGCCCGAGACCTTCTCGACCGCCGAGCTCGATTTCTCGGTCGAGGTCTGCGAGGCGGTGATGGATATCCTGCGCCCGACCCCGGAGCGGCCGCTGATCCTCAACTTGCCGGCGACGGTCGAGTGCGCGACGCCTAATGTCTACGCCGACCAGATCGAATGGTTCGGGCGCAACATTCGCAACCGCGACAGCGTCGTGATCAGCCTGCACACGCATAATGATCGCGGCACCGGCGTGGCGGCGACGGAATTGGGGCTGCTGGCGGGGGCGGATAGGGTCGAGGGTTGCCTATTCGGCAATGGCGAGCGGACCGGCAACGTCGACCTCGTGACAGTCGGGCTCAACATGTATACCCAAGGTGTTGATCCGAAGCTGGATTTCTCGAACATCGATGAGGTGATCCAGACGGTTGAATATTGCAACCAGCTGCCCGTCCACCCACGCCATCCCTATGCCGGCGAGCTGGTGTTCACCGCCTTTTCGGGCAGCCATCAGGATGCGATCAAGAAGGGCTTCGCGGCGCAGGCGGCGCGCAACGATCAGATCTGGGACGTGCCCTATCTGCCGATCGATCCCGCCGATCTCGGCCGCGATTACGAGGCGGTTATCCGCGTCAATTCGCAGAGCGGCAAGGGTGGCGTCGCCTGGGTGCTCGAGCAGGATCGCGGGCTGAAGCTGCCCAAGCGGATGCAGGCGGATTTCAGCCGCCATGTCCAGGCCCTCGCCGACGAGACCAGCCGCGAGCTCAACGCGGCGGATATCGGCGGGCTGTTCGAAGCGGTGTACCTGCCGAAACCGGATGGCCGAATCACGCTGGTCGATTACCACGAGAGCGGTGCCGCAGGTGCGCGGACTTTCGTCGGCACTATTGCCATCGATGGCGAGGAGCGATCGGTAAGTGGCCGTGGGAACGGACTTATTTCATCCGTGATCGATGCACTCCGCGAAGCCTGTGGCATCGAGATCGACGTGGCGGACTATAACGAGCACGCGATCGGCCATGGTTCGGACGCGCAGGCGGCGGCGTATCTCGAATGCCGCACGCGGGATGGGCGGACGGTGTTCGGGGTGGGTATCGACGCGGACATCGCGACGGCAAGCGTTCGTGCCGTGCTCAGCGCGGCGAACCGGGCGGGCTAG
- a CDS encoding SWIB/MDM2 domain-containing protein translates to MAETKARGGIAKPVTPSPELAKITGSAALPRSEVVSKMWAYIKKNNLQNPANKREIIADATLKPIFGVDKCTMFEMNKLLSKHMK, encoded by the coding sequence ATGGCCGAGACCAAAGCACGCGGCGGCATTGCCAAGCCCGTCACCCCCTCGCCCGAGCTGGCGAAGATCACCGGTTCGGCAGCGCTCCCGCGCAGCGAAGTGGTGAGCAAAATGTGGGCATACATCAAGAAGAACAACCTCCAAAATCCTGCAAATAAACGGGAAATTATCGCTGACGCTACGCTGAAGCCGATCTTCGGCGTCGACAAGTGCACCATGTTCGAAATGAACAAGCTGCTCTCGAAGCACATGAAGTAA
- a CDS encoding DEAD/DEAH box helicase, translated as MPFSTLPPLLAEALAARGYAAPTPVQAQVIEPQAHGRDLIVSAQTGSGKTVAFGLAMAGEMLGEDGRILPSREPLALIIAPTRELALQVSRELMWLYGQAGARIATCVGGMDASKERRQLNYGAHIVVGTPGRLRDHLERGALDLSALRVAVLDEADEMLDMGFRDDLEAILDAAPAERRTLLFSATMPKPIVQLAKRYQRDALRISTVGEDRGHGDIQYQCVTVSPSEIEHAVINLLRFHEAETAILFCATRDNVRHLHATLVERGFSAVALSGEHSQNERNAALQALRDRRARVCVATDVAARGIDLPSVTLVIHVELPRDAEALQHRSGRTGRAGKKGTAVLIVPFPRRRRVESMLRGARINAEWIDPPSAEAIRANDRERLLAALLEPVEIEDDDRDIAARLLAEKSPEDIAALLVRAHRAAMPQPEELIQQTPEARRQAQQDRHRPGFEDIVWFRMDIGRRQNADARWILPLICRRGHVTKNEIGAIRIGQSETAFQIPRAIAAKFQSAIARTAEGDDDVRIEPSDGPPTGGPSQRSGPAPRPTLRAAPSEGGFSVDGPRPVKTRPPRTGNARGNDGRPAPRHHAKPFGKGPKGPRPR; from the coding sequence ATGCCATTTTCGACCCTTCCCCCGCTTCTCGCCGAAGCGCTCGCCGCGCGTGGTTACGCCGCGCCCACGCCCGTCCAGGCGCAAGTCATCGAGCCGCAGGCCCATGGCCGCGATCTGATCGTTTCCGCGCAGACCGGCTCCGGCAAGACCGTCGCCTTCGGCCTCGCCATGGCGGGCGAGATGCTCGGCGAAGACGGCCGCATCCTCCCCAGCCGCGAGCCGCTGGCGCTGATCATCGCCCCCACCCGCGAACTCGCGCTGCAGGTCAGCCGCGAATTGATGTGGCTCTATGGCCAGGCCGGCGCGCGCATCGCCACCTGCGTCGGCGGCATGGATGCTTCCAAGGAGCGACGCCAGCTCAATTACGGCGCGCATATCGTCGTCGGCACCCCCGGGCGTCTCCGCGACCACCTCGAACGTGGCGCGCTCGATCTCTCGGCGCTCCGCGTCGCCGTGCTCGACGAAGCGGATGAGATGCTCGACATGGGCTTTCGCGACGATCTGGAGGCAATCCTCGACGCCGCCCCCGCCGAGCGCCGCACGCTCCTTTTCTCGGCGACGATGCCCAAGCCGATCGTCCAGCTCGCCAAGCGATACCAGCGCGACGCGCTACGCATCTCGACCGTGGGTGAGGATCGTGGCCATGGCGATATCCAGTATCAGTGCGTCACCGTCAGCCCCTCGGAAATCGAGCATGCGGTGATCAACCTGCTGCGCTTCCATGAAGCGGAGACGGCGATCCTGTTCTGCGCCACCCGCGACAATGTCCGCCATTTGCACGCCACCCTCGTCGAGCGCGGCTTCTCCGCCGTGGCGCTGTCGGGCGAGCATAGCCAGAACGAGCGCAACGCCGCGCTCCAGGCGCTGCGCGACCGCCGTGCCCGGGTCTGCGTCGCCACCGATGTCGCCGCGCGCGGCATCGATCTGCCCAGCGTCACCCTCGTCATCCATGTCGAGCTGCCGCGCGACGCCGAGGCGCTTCAGCACCGCTCGGGCCGCACCGGCCGCGCCGGCAAGAAGGGCACCGCCGTGCTCATCGTCCCCTTCCCGCGCCGCCGCCGCGTCGAATCGATGCTGCGCGGCGCCCGCATCAATGCCGAATGGATCGATCCGCCCAGCGCCGAGGCGATCCGCGCCAATGATCGCGAGCGCCTGCTCGCCGCCCTGCTCGAGCCGGTTGAGATCGAGGACGACGACCGCGATATCGCCGCGCGCCTGCTCGCCGAGAAGAGCCCCGAGGATATCGCCGCGCTGCTCGTCCGCGCCCATCGCGCGGCGATGCCGCAGCCCGAGGAACTGATCCAGCAGACGCCCGAGGCGCGCCGTCAGGCCCAGCAGGACAGGCATCGCCCGGGGTTCGAGGACATCGTCTGGTTCCGCATGGATATCGGCCGCCGCCAGAATGCCGATGCCCGCTGGATCCTGCCGCTGATCTGCCGGCGCGGCCATGTCACCAAGAATGAGATTGGCGCGATCCGCATCGGCCAGAGCGAGACCGCGTTCCAGATCCCCCGGGCCATCGCCGCCAAGTTCCAGTCGGCCATCGCCCGCACCGCCGAGGGTGACGACGATGTCCGCATCGAGCCGTCCGACGGCCCGCCCACCGGCGGTCCATCACAGCGCTCCGGCCCCGCCCCGCGTCCGACGCTTCGCGCCGCGCCGTCCGAAGGCGGCTTCAGCGTCGATGGCCCGCGCCCCGTCAAGACCAGGCCGCCGCGCACCGGCAATGCCCGTGGCAATGACGGCCGCCCGGCGCCGCGCCACCACGCCAAGCCCTTTGGCAAGGGTCCGAAAGGTCCGCGCCCCCGTTGA
- a CDS encoding NAD(P)/FAD-dependent oxidoreductase, producing the protein MPAPQTYDAIILGAGAAGLMCALTAGQRGRRVLLVDHADQVGKKILISGGGRCNFTNLGVAPDRYLSQNPHFAKSALGRYTAQDFIDLVERHGIAWHEKTLGQLFCDGSARQIVDMLLAECATGGVEIWLGQPAAVEHGDARYRIACGTRTAEAPALVIATGGPSIPKMGATGYAYDLARRFGLKIVEPRPALVPFTLSGEQALFKELSGVSANVVASAGKARFREAALFTHRGLSGPAILQISSYWRHSESIGIDFLPDAKPGWLAEAKRARPRTTLRKLLADHLPDRLAVELAEQLALAGELQNHNDRALAAAEQRLAAWPFTPNGTEGYAKAEVTVGGISTAELSSQTMEARKVPGLYAIGESVDVTGWLGGYNFQWAWASGWAAGQAV; encoded by the coding sequence ATGCCCGCGCCCCAAACCTACGACGCCATCATCCTCGGCGCCGGCGCCGCCGGCCTGATGTGCGCCCTCACCGCCGGCCAGCGCGGCCGCCGCGTGCTGCTCGTCGATCACGCCGATCAGGTCGGCAAGAAGATCCTGATCTCCGGCGGCGGGCGCTGCAATTTCACCAATCTCGGCGTCGCGCCGGATCGCTACCTCTCGCAGAACCCGCATTTCGCCAAGTCCGCGCTGGGCCGCTACACCGCGCAGGATTTCATCGATCTCGTCGAGCGCCATGGCATCGCCTGGCACGAAAAGACGCTCGGCCAGCTGTTCTGCGATGGCTCGGCGCGGCAGATCGTCGACATGCTGCTCGCCGAATGCGCGACCGGCGGGGTCGAAATCTGGCTAGGCCAGCCCGCCGCCGTCGAGCATGGCGATGCCCGCTATCGCATCGCCTGCGGCACCCGCACCGCCGAAGCTCCGGCTTTGGTCATCGCCACCGGCGGGCCTTCCATCCCCAAAATGGGCGCGACCGGCTACGCCTATGATCTCGCCCGAAGGTTCGGTCTGAAAATTGTCGAGCCCCGCCCCGCCCTCGTGCCCTTCACGCTCAGCGGCGAACAAGCGCTGTTCAAGGAGCTATCGGGAGTGTCCGCCAACGTGGTCGCCAGCGCCGGCAAGGCGCGCTTCCGCGAGGCGGCGCTGTTCACCCATCGCGGCCTCTCCGGCCCCGCGATCCTGCAGATCTCCTCCTATTGGCGCCACAGCGAGAGCATCGGGATCGACTTCCTTCCCGACGCGAAACCCGGCTGGCTCGCCGAAGCCAAGCGCGCGCGCCCGCGCACCACGCTGCGCAAGCTTCTCGCCGACCACCTGCCCGATCGCCTCGCCGTGGAACTGGCCGAGCAACTCGCCCTCGCCGGCGAGCTCCAGAACCACAACGATCGCGCCCTCGCCGCCGCCGAACAGCGCCTCGCCGCCTGGCCTTTCACCCCCAACGGTACCGAGGGCTATGCGAAGGCCGAAGTCACCGTCGGCGGCATCTCCACCGCCGAACTCTCCTCGCAAACGATGGAAGCCCGCAAGGTTCCCGGCCTCTACGCGATCGGCGAGTCGGTCGACGTCACCGGCTGGCTGGGCGGCTATAATTTCCAATGGGCCTGGGCCAGCGGCTGGGCGGCGGGCCAGGCGGTTTGA
- a CDS encoding DegT/DnrJ/EryC1/StrS family aminotransferase: MHNLPLIATRPPRLSEMADALRAVETAGTYSNGGPVVRRFEDDLVDRCFGGEGKALAVTNATLGLMLAIRQARTGRSGPYALMPSFTFAAAAHAAIWAGLTPLICDIDPGDWAACAAAEQALLERYGEQIAVIVPYDTFNTGLDLARYETLARKYGAGVVVDAAASLGGLDAQGRGYGSGSPFACVYSMHATKPFAVAEGGVIYSADANLIDQFRTMHNFGFGAPRAATELGMNAKLPEVLGLLAEAKLAEIEQVATHRAALAAAYRDELPEYTFQTVHGTRQVSQFMPLLLPAGTDREAVIAELAAQGIGSGKYFSPHLARQPWFQQSCVIEPTPVADRVGAHILSLPITDVMTAADVATIAGALQTAARTRIHAMPAGPETHETLLVGGGPAGTAMLIAASKQNRLAELARGLIIVEGSARLGGGQLAGYAITSDSTAETFLSAVKDNPHPGIAALMAHPSGAEIGKYTGALGVPLARTGPFLDAMGDRIGQVVREHGGTILTSHRVLESRRTASGLWRSRVRDDINGIERDILSRNIVLATGGYQSASEVAAAEVAGMALGERVGDRLVLSDDALRLGGIDQLRERLSGVRAPRIAIVGASTSALATAALLLKSAIPFGAGAVTLLHREALRPFYHSAEAAHADGFTDFGPDDICPVSGFVYRLAGFRLEARELILRILGVGGRVPDPRLHTHRIIGDDHARAAAALDNADLVIGALGYRPHALPLLDADGRRIALAAHAPGRPRLVDQQCRVIDAEGQPIANAFGIGLAAGFVPMGALGGEKSFRGKANGLWLWQNDVGQLIVGQLLDSATRAAA; this comes from the coding sequence ATGCACAACCTGCCGCTGATAGCGACACGGCCGCCGCGCCTGAGCGAGATGGCCGATGCCTTGCGCGCGGTGGAGACCGCGGGCACGTACAGCAATGGCGGGCCGGTCGTTCGCCGATTTGAGGACGATCTCGTCGATCGATGCTTCGGCGGCGAAGGCAAGGCGCTCGCCGTTACCAACGCCACGCTCGGGCTGATGCTCGCCATCCGCCAGGCCCGCACCGGCCGTAGCGGCCCATATGCGCTGATGCCCAGCTTCACTTTCGCCGCCGCCGCCCACGCCGCGATCTGGGCGGGGCTGACGCCGCTGATCTGCGATATCGATCCCGGCGACTGGGCCGCCTGCGCCGCCGCCGAGCAAGCTTTGCTCGAACGCTATGGCGAACAGATCGCGGTGATCGTCCCCTACGACACCTTCAACACCGGTCTGGATCTCGCCCGCTACGAAACTCTTGCCCGCAAATACGGCGCTGGTGTCGTGGTCGACGCCGCCGCCTCGCTCGGCGGGCTCGACGCGCAGGGCCGCGGCTATGGCAGCGGCTCGCCCTTCGCCTGCGTCTATTCGATGCACGCGACCAAGCCCTTCGCCGTCGCCGAGGGCGGCGTGATCTACAGCGCCGACGCGAATTTGATCGACCAGTTCCGCACCATGCACAATTTCGGCTTCGGCGCGCCCCGCGCCGCGACCGAACTGGGCATGAACGCCAAGCTCCCCGAAGTGCTCGGCCTCCTCGCCGAAGCCAAACTCGCCGAGATCGAACAGGTCGCGACACACCGCGCCGCACTCGCCGCCGCCTATCGCGACGAGCTGCCCGAATATACGTTCCAGACCGTCCATGGCACGCGCCAGGTCAGCCAGTTCATGCCGCTGCTGCTTCCCGCCGGTACTGACCGCGAGGCGGTGATCGCCGAGCTCGCCGCGCAAGGCATCGGCTCGGGCAAATATTTCAGCCCGCATCTCGCCCGGCAGCCCTGGTTCCAGCAGAGCTGCGTGATTGAGCCCACCCCCGTCGCCGACCGGGTCGGCGCGCACATCCTGTCGCTGCCGATCACCGATGTCATGACCGCCGCCGATGTCGCGACCATCGCCGGCGCGCTCCAGACCGCGGCGCGCACGCGCATCCACGCGATGCCCGCCGGCCCTGAAACTCACGAGACTTTGCTGGTCGGCGGCGGCCCCGCCGGCACGGCGATGCTGATCGCGGCAAGCAAGCAGAACCGTCTCGCCGAACTCGCCCGCGGGCTCATCATCGTCGAGGGCAGCGCCCGCCTCGGCGGCGGACAGTTGGCCGGCTACGCGATCACGTCGGACAGCACCGCCGAGACTTTCCTCAGCGCCGTGAAGGACAACCCGCACCCGGGCATCGCCGCGCTGATGGCGCATCCGAGCGGCGCCGAGATCGGCAAATATACCGGCGCGCTCGGCGTGCCGCTCGCCCGCACCGGTCCGTTCCTCGACGCGATGGGCGACCGGATCGGCCAGGTCGTCCGCGAGCACGGCGGCACGATCCTCACCAGCCACCGCGTCCTTGAATCGCGCCGCACCGCCTCCGGCCTCTGGCGGTCACGCGTCCGTGACGACATCAACGGCATCGAACGCGATATCCTCTCGCGCAACATCGTCCTCGCCACCGGCGGCTATCAATCGGCCAGCGAAGTCGCCGCCGCCGAAGTGGCCGGCATGGCGCTGGGCGAGCGCGTCGGTGATCGCCTTGTCCTCTCCGACGACGCACTCCGCCTCGGCGGCATCGATCAGCTTCGCGAGCGCTTGTCCGGCGTCCGCGCCCCGCGCATCGCCATCGTCGGCGCATCGACCAGTGCGCTGGCCACCGCGGCTTTGCTGCTCAAATCCGCCATCCCCTTCGGCGCCGGCGCGGTAACGTTGCTGCACCGCGAGGCGCTTCGTCCCTTCTATCACTCCGCCGAAGCCGCCCACGCCGATGGCTTCACCGATTTCGGCCCGGACGATATCTGTCCGGTCTCGGGCTTCGTCTATCGCCTTGCCGGCTTCCGGCTCGAGGCCCGCGAGCTGATCCTGCGCATCCTCGGCGTCGGCGGCCGTGTCCCGGATCCGCGCCTGCACACCCACCGCATTATCGGCGACGATCACGCCCGCGCCGCAGCGGCGCTCGACAATGCCGATCTCGTCATCGGCGCGCTCGGCTACCGCCCGCATGCCTTGCCCCTGCTCGACGCCGATGGCCGCCGCATCGCGCTTGCCGCGCATGCGCCCGGCCGGCCGCGCCTCGTCGATCAGCAATGCCGCGTCATCGATGCCGAGGGTCAGCCGATCGCCAACGCTTTCGGGATCGGGCTCGCCGCCGGCTTCGTGCCGATGGGCGCGCTCGGCGGCGAGAAGAGTTTCAGGGGCAAGGCCAATGGTCTTTGGCTCTGGCAGAATGATGTCGGCCAGCTGATCGTCGGCCAGTTGCTCGATTCCGCGACGAGGGCCGCGGCGTGA
- a CDS encoding YaiI/YqxD family protein, whose translation MTPRILVDADACPVKDEIYKVAWRHEVPVVIVSNSWLRVPQHPLITRQVVSDGFDAADDWIAEAADARSVVITADILLADRALKAGATVLSPTGKPFTTSSIGGAIATRAIMADLRAGGEQLGGPAPFAPSDRSRFLQALDTALVALRKRSLTQS comes from the coding sequence ATGACACCGCGCATCCTCGTCGATGCCGACGCCTGCCCGGTGAAGGACGAGATTTACAAGGTCGCGTGGCGGCATGAAGTGCCGGTGGTCATCGTCAGCAATTCGTGGCTGCGCGTTCCCCAGCACCCACTGATCACCCGCCAGGTGGTCAGCGACGGCTTCGACGCGGCGGACGACTGGATCGCGGAAGCCGCCGACGCGCGATCGGTGGTGATCACCGCCGATATCCTGCTCGCCGATCGTGCGCTAAAGGCTGGTGCGACGGTGCTGTCCCCCACCGGCAAGCCCTTCACCACCAGCTCGATCGGCGGCGCTATCGCCACCCGCGCGATCATGGCCGATCTGCGCGCCGGCGGTGAGCAGTTGGGCGGCCCCGCCCCCTTCGCCCCCAGCGACCGCTCGCGCTTCCTGCAGGCGCTCGACACCGCTCTCGTCGCACTCCGGAAACGATCCCTTACGCAATCTTAG
- a CDS encoding glycosyltransferase, with protein sequence MTPAISVIMAAYNGAALIGETIATLREQTRGDWELIVVDDKSTDDTLEVLARIRDPRIRVIASEVNEGPVCARNRAFAEARGRYIAALDQDDLCMPDRFARQAAYLDAHPEAVLVASAALLMEDGVPARWPNERHLSPAMIDWLLLTQNPLVWSTSMFRADAARALTPFTRPELRYAEDFDLYHRIRRFGALARIDTPLLAYRCHPGGASQKYGAMMRASAAAVLTGRYEAVFGSDAHANAALVAEYLMAREPVPDLETLGRLSRILSQLHTWFVSQTALTPQQRIEVDGEYARLWWLLARPALRQGHVGLIGALATRPDVVRIDPIDPDLIVSPLIGGARALARSLAGRR encoded by the coding sequence GTGACCCCGGCGATCTCGGTGATCATGGCCGCCTATAATGGCGCGGCGCTGATCGGCGAGACTATCGCCACGCTGCGCGAGCAGACCCGCGGCGATTGGGAACTGATCGTCGTCGATGACAAATCGACCGACGACACGCTCGAAGTTCTGGCCCGCATCCGCGATCCACGCATCCGCGTTATCGCCTCGGAGGTTAATGAAGGCCCGGTCTGCGCCCGCAACCGCGCCTTTGCCGAAGCGCGCGGCCGCTACATCGCCGCGCTCGATCAGGACGATCTGTGCATGCCGGATCGCTTCGCGCGCCAGGCCGCCTATCTCGACGCACATCCCGAAGCCGTCCTCGTCGCCTCCGCGGCATTGCTGATGGAAGACGGCGTCCCCGCACGCTGGCCCAATGAGCGTCACCTGAGCCCGGCAATGATCGACTGGTTGCTCCTGACGCAAAACCCGCTGGTCTGGTCCACTTCGATGTTCCGCGCCGATGCCGCGCGGGCGCTCACCCCATTCACCCGGCCCGAGCTGCGCTACGCCGAGGATTTCGATCTCTATCACCGCATCCGCCGCTTCGGCGCACTGGCTCGGATCGACACGCCGCTGCTCGCCTATCGCTGTCACCCCGGCGGCGCGTCGCAAAAATATGGTGCGATGATGCGGGCCAGTGCCGCCGCTGTCCTGACCGGGCGCTACGAGGCCGTTTTCGGTAGCGATGCCCACGCCAATGCCGCTCTCGTTGCCGAATATCTGATGGCGCGCGAGCCGGTGCCCGACCTCGAGACGCTTGGCCGCCTCTCGCGCATCCTCAGCCAGCTCCACACCTGGTTCGTCTCGCAGACCGCGCTCACACCGCAGCAGCGCATCGAGGTCGATGGTGAATATGCGCGGCTATGGTGGTTGCTCGCGCGCCCCGCGCTGCGCCAGGGCCATGTCGGGCTGATCGGTGCGCTGGCCACCCGCCCCGATGTCGTCCGCATCGATCCGATCGATCCCGATCTGATCGTCTCGCCGCTGATCGGCGGCGCCCGCGCCCTCGCCCGCAGCCTCGCCGGCCGCCGCTAA